One window of the Acinonyx jubatus isolate Ajub_Pintada_27869175 chromosome A2, VMU_Ajub_asm_v1.0, whole genome shotgun sequence genome contains the following:
- the SFRP4 gene encoding secreted frizzled-related protein 4 isoform X1 gives MLLSVLAALCLGLRLALGVRGAPCEPVRIPMCRHMPWNITRMPNHLHHSTQENAILAIEQYEELVDVNCSAVLRFFLCAMYAPICTLEFLHDPIKPCKSVCQRARDDCEPLMKMYNHSWPESLACEELPVYDRGVCISPEAIVTDLPEDVKWIDITPDMMVQERPLDVDCKRLSPDRCKCKKVKPTLATYLSKNYSYVIHAKIKAVQRSGCNEVTTVVDVKEIFKSSSPIPRTQVPLITNSSCQCPHILPHQDVLIMCYEWRSRMMLLENCLVEKWRDQLSKRSIQWEERLREQRRTVQDKKRTAGRTGRSNAQKPKGKPPSPKPASPKKTVKARSAQKRTNPKKV, from the exons ATGCTGCTCTCCGTCCTGGCGGCGTTGTGCCTGGGGCTGCGCCTGGCGCTGGGCGTGCGCGGCGCGCCCTGCGAGCCGGTGCGCATCCCCATGTGCCGGCACATGCCCTGGAACATCACGCGGATGCCCAACCACCTGCACCACAGCACGCAGGAGAACGCCATCCTGGCCATCGAGCAGTACGAGGAGCTGGTGGACGTGAACTGCAGCGCGGTGCTGCGCTTCTTCCTCTGCGCCATGTACGCGCCCATCTGCACGCTGGAGTTCCTGCACGACCCCATCAAGCCGTGCAAGTCGGTGTGCCAGCGCGCGCGCGACGACTGCGAGCCCCTCATGAAGATGTACAACCACAGCTGGCCCGAGAGCCTGGCCTGCGAAGAGTTGCCGGTCTACGACCGCGGCGTGTGCATCTCGCCGGAGGCCATCGTCACCGACCTCCCCGAGG acgTTAAGTGGATAGACATCACGCCAGACATGATGGTACAGGAGAGGCCTCTTGATGTTGACTGTAAACGCCTAAGCCCTG ACCGCTGCAAGTGCAAAAAGGTGAAGCCGACTCTGGCGACGTATCTGAGCAAAAACTACAGCTACG tCATTCACGCCAAAATAAAAGCTGTACAGAGAAGCGGCTGTAACGAAGTAACGACCGTGGTGGACGTGAAAGAGATCTTCAAGTCCTCGTCACCCATCCCTCGGACGCAGGTCCCGCTCATTACCAATTCTTCCTGCCAGTGCCCCCACATCCTGCCCCATCAAGACGTGCTCATCATGTGTTACGAGTGGCGCTCCAG gatgatGCTTCTTGAAAACTGTTTAGTTGAAAAATGGAGAGACCAACTTAGTAAAAGATCCATA CAGTGGGAAGAGAGGCTCCGGGAGCAGCGGAGGACAGTTCAGGACAAGAAGCGAACGGCTGGGCGTACCGGTCGTAGCAACGCCCAGAAACCAAAGGGAAAGCCGCCCTCTCCCAAACCGGCCAGCCCCAAGAAGACCGTCAAAGCTAGGAGTGCCCAGAAGAGAACAAACCCGAAAAAAGTGTGA
- the SFRP4 gene encoding secreted frizzled-related protein 4 isoform X2, with protein MLLSVLAALCLGLRLALGVRGAPCEPVRIPMCRHMPWNITRMPNHLHHSTQENAILAIEQYEELVDVNCSAVLRFFLCAMYAPICTLEFLHDPIKPCKSVCQRARDDCEPLMKMYNHSWPESLACEELPVYDRGVCISPEAIVTDLPEDVKWIDITPDMMVQERPLDVDCKRLSPDRCKCKKVKPTLATYLSKNYSYVIHAKIKAVQRSGCNEVTTVVDVKEIFKSSSPIPRTQVPLITNSSCQCPHILPHQDVLIMCYEWRSRMMLLENCLVEKWRDQLSKRSINNMTSI; from the exons ATGCTGCTCTCCGTCCTGGCGGCGTTGTGCCTGGGGCTGCGCCTGGCGCTGGGCGTGCGCGGCGCGCCCTGCGAGCCGGTGCGCATCCCCATGTGCCGGCACATGCCCTGGAACATCACGCGGATGCCCAACCACCTGCACCACAGCACGCAGGAGAACGCCATCCTGGCCATCGAGCAGTACGAGGAGCTGGTGGACGTGAACTGCAGCGCGGTGCTGCGCTTCTTCCTCTGCGCCATGTACGCGCCCATCTGCACGCTGGAGTTCCTGCACGACCCCATCAAGCCGTGCAAGTCGGTGTGCCAGCGCGCGCGCGACGACTGCGAGCCCCTCATGAAGATGTACAACCACAGCTGGCCCGAGAGCCTGGCCTGCGAAGAGTTGCCGGTCTACGACCGCGGCGTGTGCATCTCGCCGGAGGCCATCGTCACCGACCTCCCCGAGG acgTTAAGTGGATAGACATCACGCCAGACATGATGGTACAGGAGAGGCCTCTTGATGTTGACTGTAAACGCCTAAGCCCTG ACCGCTGCAAGTGCAAAAAGGTGAAGCCGACTCTGGCGACGTATCTGAGCAAAAACTACAGCTACG tCATTCACGCCAAAATAAAAGCTGTACAGAGAAGCGGCTGTAACGAAGTAACGACCGTGGTGGACGTGAAAGAGATCTTCAAGTCCTCGTCACCCATCCCTCGGACGCAGGTCCCGCTCATTACCAATTCTTCCTGCCAGTGCCCCCACATCCTGCCCCATCAAGACGTGCTCATCATGTGTTACGAGTGGCGCTCCAG gatgatGCTTCTTGAAAACTGTTTAGTTGAAAAATGGAGAGACCAACTTAGTAAAAGATCCATA AATAACATGACTTCCATCTGA